The Apium graveolens cultivar Ventura chromosome 6, ASM990537v1, whole genome shotgun sequence genome contains a region encoding:
- the LOC141663697 gene encoding pleiotropic drug resistance protein 3-like produces the protein MAPLDGSNEKESLRTELSDIGRSLRSTFGHLSSSFRNNISLSSLDYNGEDHQSQQCAEIARLSTFKSSRSSSFDEDDQNTPDVKMMQVVDATKLGALERHMFIEKLVKHAEHDNLQLLQKIKKRIDKVGVRLPTVEVKYTNMHVEAECEVVHGKPLPTLWNSLQNMISDIAKLPGSKPKTAKINIIDDISGIIKPGRITLLLGPPGCGKTSFLKALSGNLDKSLKMTGNISYNGYNLKDIIPQKTSAYVSQNDLHISEMTVRETLNFSACCQGIGSRAEIMDEVGRKEKEAGIFPDPDIDIFMKAISIEGQKETLQTNYIVKILGLDTCADVLVGNAMKRGISGGEKKRLTTGEMIVGPTRAFFMDEISSGLDSSTTYQIISCLQQLAHITDATVLVSLLQPAPETFDIFDDVILMAEGKIVYHGSRSHILEFFEGCGFKCPERKGVADFLQEVISRKDQAQYWNQTEHAHSYVSVRTFYEKFKQSPFGKKLDEEISEKILMSKSHDNSISFSVYSLSKWTLFKACMSREFLLMRRNSFIYIFKSAQLIIIAAVTMTVFLRSRMNVDALDADKYLGALFYSLVIILVDGFPEVSMTVARLAVFYKQRELCFYPAWGYAISAAILKIPLSLLESVIWVFLTYYVIGYSPEPGRFFRHLILLFSVHWTSISMFRFIASVLQTVVASTTTASLSILVVLLFGGFIIPKSSMPLWLEWAFWLSPLSYGEIGLAINEFLAPRWQKLGSTDVPIGITTLESRSLNFDGHFFWISISVLSGFILFFNIGFIFALSFLNPPGSRAIVSSVKLSQIQRSEEFSNTDFHVEEKCSNRGKAVLPFEPTSLVFQDVQYYVDAPSEMRERGFSQKKLQILHDITGALRPGVLTALMGVTGAGKTTLLDVLAGRKTCGTIKGDIKVGGYPKIQETFARISGYCEQTDIHSPQVTVEESVTFSAWLRLHPQINAKTKYKFVKDVLQTVELDGLKDALVGIPGVSGLSTEQRKRLTIAVELVANPSILFMDEPTTGLDARAAAIVMRAVKNVADTGRTIVCTIHQPSTDIFEAFDELILLKSGGRVIYSGLLGQNSSEVIEYFERIPGVASISKNYNPATWMLEVTSKTAEAELGLDFAQVYQSSALHERNRELVKSLSIPPPGSAQLLFPTRFSQNSWGQFKSCLWKQHLSYWRSPSYNLMRLMFMIFSSFLFGLVFWDQGKKIDNQQSLFNMLGLIFSATIFCGINNSSSVIPYVTTERNVLYRERFAGMYAPWAYGLAQVTIEVPYIFVLSLVYVIITYPMIGYFWSAYKVLWYFYSIFCTLMYFTYMGMMLVSLTPSYPLAAVISSSSYTMLNLFSGFIIPLPQIPKWWKWLYYLMPTSWTLNGMLSSQYGDIEKEIIVFGETKAVSAFLRDYFGFHRDRLPLVGAMLILYPVLFASIFAYAIGRFNFQRR, from the exons ATGGCTCCGTTGGATGGTAGCAACGAAAAAGAGTCACTAAGAACAGAGCTATCAGACATTGGCAGAAGCCTGAGATCAACTTTCGGGCATCTTAGCTCTAGTTTTCGAAATAATATCTCTTTAAGTTCTTTGGACTACAATGGTGAGGATCATCAATCCCAACAATGTGCTGAAATTGCTAGACTCTCTACTTTCAAAAGCTCGAGGTCATCGTCTTTTGATGAGGACGATCAAAACACACCTGATGTTAAAATGATGCAGGTAGTTGATGCCACTAAGCTTGGTGCTTTAGAACGTCATATGTTTATTGAGAAGCTCGTCAAGCATGCCGAACATGACAACCTTCAGTTGTTGCAAAAAATTAAGAAAAGAATAGACAA AGTTGGTGTGAGGTTACCTACAGTTGAGGTGAAATATACAAATATGCATGTGGAAGCGGAGTGCGAGGTAGTTCATGGCAAGCCCCTCCCAACTCTATGGAATTCTCTACAAAACATGATTTCT GATATTGCTAAGCTACCTGGATCAAAGCCAAAGACGGCCAAGATAAATATCATTGATGACATTAGTGGTATTATTAAGCCTGGAAG AATAACTTTACTGCTAGGACCTCCTGGATGTGGGAAGACCTCCTTCTTGAAAGCGCTTTCAGGAAATTTAGACAAGTCCCTAAAG ATGACTGGAAATATTTCCTACAATGGTTACAACCTCAAAGATATCATTCCACAGAAAACTTCTGCTTACGTCAGCCAAAATGATCTTCATATCTCCGAAATGACAGTTAGGGAAACACTTAACTTTTCAGCTTGTTGTCAGGGTATTGGAAGTCGAGCAG AGATAATGGATGAGGTTGGCAGAAAGGAAAAGGAGGCAGGAATTTTTCCAGATCCAGATATAGATATTTTTATGAAG GCAATCTCTATTGAAGGGCAAAAGGAAACTCTTCAGACCAACTACATTGTAAAA ATCCTTGGCCTTGACACATGCGCTGATGTTCTGGTTGGAAATGCAATGAAAAGAGGCATATCTGGTGGTGAGAAGAAAAGATTGACCACAG GGGAGATGATTGTTGGCCCCACAAGAGCTTTCTTTATGGATGAAATATCTAGCGGTTTGGATAGTTCGACTACCTATCAGATAATTTCATGTCTCCAACAACTGGCTCACATCACAGATGCTACTGTACTTGTGTCACTTCTTCAGCCTGCACCAGAAACCTttgatatttttgatgatgtTATTCTGATGGCAGAAGGTAAGATTGTGTATCATGGATCCCGTAGTCACATTTTGGAATTTTTTGAGGGCTGTGGCTTTAAATGCCCTGAAAGGAAAGGAGTAGCTGACTTCCTTCAGGAG GTTATCTCAAGAAAAGACCAAGCGCAGTACTGGAACCAAACTGAACATGCTCATAGTTATGTTTCTGTCAGAACATTTTATGAAAAGTTCAAGCAATCTCCCTTTGGGAAGAAATTGGACGAGGAGATTTCGGAAAAAATTCTAATGTCAAAGAGCCATGACAATTCAATTTCATTTAGTGTTTACTCCCTTTCAAAATGGACCCTCTTTAAAGCATGCATGTCAAGAGAATTTCTTCTGATGAGGAGGAACTCTTTCATTTACATCTTTAAATCAGCTCAG CTTATCATTATTGCAGCTGTTACCATGACTGTATTTTTACGCTCTAGGATGAATGTTGATGCTTTAGATGCTGACAAATATTTGGGTGCACTCTTCTACTCTCTTGTCATTATCCTGGTTGATGGATTTCCAGAGGTTTCTATGACTGTAGCAAGACTTGCAGTTTTTTACAAACAAAGAGAATTGTGTTTCTACCCAGCTTGGGGTTACGCAATTTCAGCTGCAATTCTGAAAATTCCTCTATCACTTTTGGAATCTGTTATATGGGTTTTTCTAACTTACTATGTCATTGGGTACAGCCCTGAGCCAGGGAG GTTTTTCCGACATTTAATTTTGCTTTTTTCCGTGCACTGGACATCAATCTCCATGTTTCGTTTCATAGCATCAGTCCTTCAGACCGTGGTTGCTTCAACAACCACTGCTAGTTTGTCAATATTAGTTGTATTGTTATTTGGCGGTTTCATCATTCCAAAAT CCTCCATGCCATTGTGGCTGGAATGGGCATTTTGGTTATCTCCATTATCATACGGTGAAATAGGCCTGGCTATAAATGAATTTCTTGCTCCAAGATGGCAAAAG CTGGGTTCCACAGATGTACCGATAGGAATAACAACCCTCGAGAGCCGCAGCTTAAACTTTGATGGACATTTCTTTTGGATATCAATTAGTGTTTTATCCGGCTTCATATTATTCTTCAACATTGGATTCATCTTCGCCTTAAGTTTCTTAAATC CTCCTGGTTCTCGAGCTATTGTGTCCAGTGTAAAGCTCTCACAAATACAACGAAGTGAAGAGTTCAGCAACACTGATTTCCATGTTGAAGAAAAATGTAGCAACAGAG GAAAAGCGGTTCTACCTTTTGAACCCACTAGCTTAGTGTTCCAAGATGTGCAATATTATGTGGATGCCCCTTCG GAAATGAGAGAGCGTGGGTTTAGTCAGAAAAAGCTTCAAATTCTTCATGATATAACTGGTGCACTCAGACCAGGTGTTCTTACAGCATTAATGGGAGTCACTGGAGCTGGGAAAACAACACTTCTTGATGTTCTTGCTGGAAGAAAAACCTGTGGGACCATCAAAGGAGATATTAAGGTTGGAGGGTACCCTAAAATCCAAGAGACATTTGCAAGGATTTCAGGGTACTGTGAACAAACTGACATACATTCTCCACAAGTAACTGTTGAAGAATCAGTAACGTTTTCTGCTTGGTTACGTCTACATCCTCAGATTAATGCAAAAACTAAATAT AAGTTTGTAAAAGATGTTCTTCAGACTGTTGAGCTTGACGGTCTCAAGGATGCTTTGGTTGGAATTCCAGGCGTTAGTGGTTTATCAACTGAGCAACGCAAGCGCCTCACCATAGCTGTGGAGCTTGTTGCTAACCCTTCCATCTTGTTCATGGATGAACCTACAACTGGATTGGATGCAAGGGCAGCTGCTATTGTCATGAGGGCAGTGAAAAATGTGGCTGATACTGGAAGAACAATTGTCTGCACCATTCACCAGCCAAGTACTGACATTTTTGAAGCATTTGATGAG CTAATTCTATTGAAATCTGGTGGACGGGTGATCTACTCTGGATTATTGGGTCAAAATTCAAGTGAAGTTATCGAGTACTTTGAG aGGATCCCAGGAGTAGCAAGCATAAGTAAGAACTATAATCCAGCAACGTGGATGTTGGAGGTTACTTCCAAAACAGCAGAAGCTGAACTTGGTCTAGATTTTGCGCAAGTTTACCAAAGTTCAGCTTTGCACGA GAGAAATAGGGAATTGGTGAAAAGCTTAAGTATTCCACCTCCAGGTTCCGCACAGCTGCTTTTTCCAACCCGCTTTTCTCAAAATAGTTGGGGACAGTTCAAATCTTGCTTGTGGAAACAACACTTATCTTACTGGAGAAGCCCTTCGTATAATTTGATGCGGTTAATGTTTATGATTTTTTCATCTTTTCTTTTTGGCCTAGTCTTCTGGGATCAAGGGAAGAAAAT AGACAATCAACAGAGTTTGTTTAATATGCTTGGGTTGATCTTTAGCGCTACAATATTCTGTGGCATTAACAATTCTTCTTCAGTAATACCCTATGTCACCACAGAACGAAATGTTCTATATCGTGAAAGATTTGCTGGGATGTATGCTCCTTGGGCATATGGACTTGCACAg GTGACAATTGAAGTTCCTTACATCTTCGTCCTATCACTTGTATATGTAATTATCACATATCCGATGATTGGATATTTTTGGTCAGCTTACAAAGTGTTGTGGTACTTCTACTCCATCTTCTGCACATTGATGTACTTCACATACATGGGAATGATGCTGGTTTCATTAACACCGAGCTACCCACTAGCTGCCGTTATAAGTTCTTCCTCCTATACGATGCTAAATTTGTTCTCTGGATTTATAATTCCTCTACCA CAAATTCCCAAGTGGTGGAAATGGTTGTATTATCTGATGCCAACATCTTGGACACTGAACGGCATGCTATCGTCTCAATATGGCGATATAGAGAAGGAGATAATAGTGTTTGGAGAAACGAAAGCAGTGTCTGCATTCCTAAGAGATTATTTTGGATTTCATCGTGATCGTTTACCTCTAGTCGGTGCTATGTTAATTCTATATCCTGTTCTGTTTGCTTCTATATTTGCATATGCTATTGGTAGGTTCAACTTCCAGAGGAGGTGA